One genomic window of Puniceibacterium sp. IMCC21224 includes the following:
- a CDS encoding amidohydrolase family protein, which yields MIIDCHGHYTTEPAAFMGFRKAQIAHFDDPTGTAAPVLGAISDDEIRESIVNNQLKALKDRGADMTIFSPRASGMGHHIGDEAVSLEWTRLCNDMIHRVTQLFPENFIGVCQLPQSPDAPIENSIAELERCVNDLGVVGCNLNPDPSGGMWTGRPLTDKTWYPFFEKMVELDVPAMIHVSGSCNQNFHATGAHYMNADTTAFMQLLQGDLFTDFPELRLIIPHGGGAVPYHWGRYRGLADMLGKPHLREHVMKNVYFDTCVYHQPGIDCLFKVIDVDNILFASEMFGAVKGVDPETGHNFDDTKRYVDALDIPAADKAKVFEGNARRVYPRLDTALKARGL from the coding sequence ATGATCATCGACTGCCACGGCCATTATACCACCGAACCTGCGGCCTTTATGGGGTTCCGCAAAGCGCAGATCGCACATTTTGACGATCCGACCGGCACCGCTGCGCCCGTTTTGGGTGCGATTTCCGATGACGAAATTCGCGAATCGATTGTCAACAACCAGTTGAAGGCCCTCAAAGATCGCGGCGCCGATATGACGATCTTTTCGCCGCGCGCCTCGGGTATGGGACATCACATCGGCGACGAGGCCGTGTCGCTGGAATGGACGCGACTGTGCAACGACATGATCCACCGTGTCACGCAACTGTTCCCCGAAAACTTTATCGGGGTCTGCCAACTGCCGCAATCACCCGATGCGCCGATCGAAAATTCAATTGCCGAGCTTGAGCGTTGCGTGAACGATTTGGGCGTTGTCGGTTGCAACCTCAACCCTGATCCGTCGGGCGGCATGTGGACGGGGCGCCCGCTGACTGACAAAACTTGGTATCCGTTCTTTGAAAAAATGGTCGAACTGGATGTCCCGGCAATGATCCACGTCTCGGGATCATGTAACCAGAATTTCCATGCCACCGGCGCGCACTATATGAACGCCGACACCACCGCGTTCATGCAATTGTTGCAGGGGGATCTGTTTACTGATTTTCCTGAACTGCGGCTGATCATTCCGCATGGTGGCGGTGCGGTGCCTTATCATTGGGGCCGGTATCGCGGTCTTGCCGACATGCTGGGCAAACCGCATCTGCGCGAACATGTGATGAAGAACGTCTATTTCGATACCTGCGTCTATCACCAGCCCGGCATCGACTGCCTGTTCAAAGTGATCGACGTGGACAACATCCTGTTCGCCTCTGAAATGTTCGGCGCTGTCAAAGGTGTCGATCCCGAGACCGGACATAACTTTGACGACACCAAACGCTATGTGGATGCGCTGGACATCCCCGCTGCGGACAAGGCGAAGGTTTTCGAGGGCAATGCACGGCGGGTTTACCCACGCCTAGACACAGCGCTGAAGGCGCGCGGCCTTTAA
- a CDS encoding DUF1127 domain-containing protein translates to MTTLTANPTPSLAQILASIAPQKRGFDLFGFGLGYRAYQTYTHLSAMSDSQLNSLGLKRAELAGVAMDSVSNR, encoded by the coding sequence ATGACCACTCTTACAGCAAACCCAACCCCGTCTCTGGCACAGATCCTCGCTTCGATTGCGCCCCAAAAGCGCGGCTTTGATCTGTTCGGTTTTGGCCTCGGGTATCGTGCGTACCAGACGTATACCCATCTCTCGGCGATGTCGGATTCGCAGTTGAACTCCCTGGGCCTCAAGCGGGCAGAGCTGGCCGGTGTGGCGATGGATTCAGTGAGCAATCGCTAA
- a CDS encoding LysR family transcriptional regulator — translation MAEGRAINFKQLIYFRKALETGNMSGAAKELHVAQTALGIQIRNLEEELGVALLERHSRGVRATPSGELLRLHAEEILAKVDEAKRAVRTMAAGRNSTVRLGVTPSIVRLVGDEIVTQLGDMLPGTNLHLIEDFSFVLMRQLQQGELNCALTFALDIDSRFSRRALLEEDLFFFAAKTEGGEEGPITFREVISHELALTGTQDVVTRTLGAICERLGMTLNVAYEVQSIRAVKNLVSKGAAAAVMPWGAAEGEITKGEFVARRIISPAVVRTLAFVAPQDRALTGIGPDFDAFIDAIADRLCSAEGPITRKLA, via the coding sequence ATAGCCGAGGGTCGTGCCATCAACTTTAAGCAGCTCATTTACTTTCGCAAGGCATTGGAAACCGGCAATATGTCCGGCGCCGCCAAAGAGCTGCACGTGGCTCAGACCGCCTTGGGCATTCAGATCCGCAACCTTGAGGAAGAGTTGGGCGTGGCGTTGCTGGAGCGTCATTCGCGCGGTGTTCGTGCGACGCCCAGCGGGGAATTGCTAAGGCTCCACGCCGAAGAAATCCTTGCCAAGGTTGATGAAGCCAAACGCGCGGTGCGAACAATGGCCGCCGGGCGAAATTCAACTGTGCGCCTGGGGGTCACACCCAGCATCGTCCGGCTGGTGGGGGATGAAATCGTCACCCAGCTTGGCGATATGCTGCCCGGCACCAATCTTCATCTGATCGAAGATTTCAGTTTTGTGCTGATGCGGCAGTTGCAACAGGGTGAATTGAACTGCGCCCTGACATTTGCACTGGATATCGACAGCCGTTTCAGCCGACGTGCGTTGCTCGAGGAAGACCTGTTCTTTTTTGCGGCCAAGACCGAAGGCGGTGAAGAGGGGCCGATCACTTTCCGCGAAGTGATCTCACACGAGCTGGCGCTGACTGGCACTCAGGATGTTGTGACGCGTACGCTGGGCGCGATCTGCGAGCGTCTGGGAATGACGCTGAATGTCGCCTACGAAGTGCAATCGATCCGTGCGGTCAAAAACCTGGTATCAAAAGGGGCAGCGGCAGCTGTCATGCCCTGGGGCGCGGCTGAAGGCGAGATTACGAAGGGCGAATTTGTTGCCCGTCGGATCATTTCGCCCGCCGTTGTGCGAACGCTCGCTTTTGTGGCGCCACAAGACCGGGCGCTGACCGGGATCGGCCCCGATTTTGACGCCTTCATTGATGCGATCGCCGACAGACTTTGCTCGGCCGAGGGTCCGATTACGCGCAAGCTGGCCTAA
- a CDS encoding EamA family transporter, whose protein sequence is MLGAILAFASAGFFGLNNATVRRGVLRASVMQAMAITVPLGVPIFIGFAAVMGGFEALRDWELDSWIWMMAAGVIHFVIGRYGNYRATQTLGSTLSTPVQQVSILVALVLGFIFLDESVNTINVIGILLVIVGPMMVVRRRTAAKKAGAAKGFEPQIGPGLFWGGVSALGYGISPLFIALGLGEGATLADSVGGVLVSYTAAAVVVVVLVIFAGGFGYMRSIERSSARWFLLSTIFVALSQLFRYLALAVAPLSVVVPIQRLSVVFRLIFNALINREHEVFDRWVVFSILLAVLGAVALAADTEMLLGFLQVPEILAQQLAKPLV, encoded by the coding sequence ATGCTGGGTGCCATCCTTGCCTTTGCTTCGGCGGGCTTTTTCGGGCTGAATAATGCCACTGTCCGCCGCGGTGTGCTGCGGGCAAGCGTCATGCAGGCTATGGCGATCACGGTGCCACTGGGGGTGCCGATTTTTATCGGCTTCGCGGCTGTCATGGGTGGATTCGAGGCGCTGCGCGACTGGGAACTCGACAGTTGGATCTGGATGATGGCGGCCGGGGTGATCCACTTTGTCATCGGCCGCTACGGCAACTATCGCGCCACCCAGACCCTCGGTTCCACCCTTTCAACACCGGTTCAGCAAGTGTCGATCCTGGTGGCTTTGGTACTGGGGTTCATCTTTCTCGACGAAAGCGTGAATACCATCAATGTCATCGGCATCCTGTTGGTAATCGTCGGGCCAATGATGGTGGTACGCCGCCGCACAGCTGCGAAAAAGGCCGGCGCGGCCAAGGGTTTTGAACCACAGATCGGGCCGGGGCTGTTCTGGGGCGGGGTATCGGCACTGGGATACGGCATCTCGCCATTGTTCATCGCGCTTGGCCTGGGCGAAGGGGCGACGCTGGCCGATAGTGTCGGCGGCGTCCTGGTGTCCTACACGGCGGCGGCGGTCGTCGTGGTTGTGCTGGTGATCTTTGCCGGCGGATTTGGCTACATGCGCAGTATCGAGCGTAGTTCGGCCCGTTGGTTCCTGTTGTCGACGATCTTTGTCGCCCTGTCGCAGCTGTTCCGCTATCTCGCCCTGGCGGTTGCGCCGTTGTCCGTGGTGGTGCCAATCCAGCGACTGTCGGTCGTATTCCGCCTGATATTCAACGCGCTGATCAACCGCGAGCATGAGGTGTTTGACCGCTGGGTGGTGTTCTCGATCCTGCTTGCGGTGCTGGGGGCGGTTGCACTGGCGGCTGATACCGAAATGCTGCTTGGTTTTTTGCAAGTTCCCGAAATACTGGCGCAACAACTGGCGAAACCGTTGGTCTGA
- a CDS encoding cupin domain-containing protein — MAWGETSVWLDGTENMGLYQDLLDDAAARPARDAERKKVVHPQDMPWEMSRQGLLKHLINESMNTRIETMDAYMQIVPPGSKSGKHRHLAEECLYVVEGKGYDLHQDCDVEITDTYFWKPQDKVSKWEYEAGDVIYVPPNTIHQHFNADPERPLRLISVINRIFKQCGLNDLEQIEDAPEYDPDVTLTPEIVGAFLRGAR, encoded by the coding sequence ATGGCATGGGGAGAGACTTCCGTCTGGCTCGACGGGACCGAGAATATGGGCCTTTATCAGGATCTGCTGGATGATGCCGCCGCGCGTCCGGCGCGCGATGCCGAGCGAAAAAAGGTTGTCCATCCGCAGGATATGCCGTGGGAAATGTCCCGCCAGGGGCTGCTAAAGCACCTCATCAACGAGTCGATGAACACCCGGATCGAAACGATGGACGCCTATATGCAGATTGTTCCGCCCGGTTCCAAATCGGGCAAGCACCGCCACCTTGCCGAAGAGTGCCTGTATGTGGTCGAAGGCAAGGGGTACGATCTGCATCAGGATTGCGATGTCGAGATAACCGACACCTATTTCTGGAAACCGCAGGACAAGGTGTCCAAATGGGAATACGAGGCGGGCGATGTGATCTATGTGCCGCCGAACACGATCCACCAGCATTTCAACGCCGATCCCGAACGGCCCTTGCGGCTGATTTCGGTCATCAACCGGATCTTCAAACAATGCGGGCTGAATGACCTTGAGCAGATTGAGGATGCGCCAGAATATGACCCCGACGTGACCCTGACACCCGAAATCGTGGGCGCGTTTCTGCGCGGCGCGCGCTAA
- a CDS encoding cupin domain-containing protein, translating into MDKKTDEPQEAHDHDHDDSTAPGPAGYYHSQKDRIFVRPIQGGYNLGWELERLRAMPRVRKASEIKFVDGPQAYSRHYVEPKDGITQLFHLHLEEYGPGGKSQKHGHVNEAAFYILDGEGYEIHDEIKYEWKAGDVAIVHNNCVHQHFNASDTKPARALVLKTKPMFVFMNMLFQKTVEPRDTTPAPGGENFTVREEEDDFNHPEEGY; encoded by the coding sequence ATGGACAAGAAAACAGATGAACCGCAAGAGGCGCATGACCACGATCATGACGACAGCACGGCCCCCGGACCTGCGGGCTATTATCACAGCCAGAAAGACCGGATTTTTGTGCGTCCAATTCAGGGCGGGTATAATCTGGGCTGGGAACTGGAACGCCTGCGCGCCATGCCCCGTGTCCGTAAGGCGAGCGAGATAAAATTTGTTGACGGGCCACAGGCCTACTCGCGCCACTATGTGGAGCCAAAGGACGGTATCACCCAGCTATTCCACCTGCATCTTGAGGAATACGGCCCCGGCGGCAAAAGCCAAAAGCATGGCCACGTCAACGAGGCCGCGTTTTATATCCTCGACGGCGAAGGTTACGAGATCCATGACGAGATCAAGTACGAGTGGAAGGCCGGAGACGTGGCGATTGTTCACAACAACTGCGTCCATCAACACTTTAACGCGTCAGATACCAAACCCGCCCGCGCGCTGGTGCTGAAAACCAAACCAATGTTCGTGTTCATGAACATGCTGTTCCAGAAAACTGTTGAACCGCGCGATACCACCCCAGCACCCGGTGGCGAAAACTTTACCGTGCGCGAAGAAGAAGACGATTTTAATCATCCTGAAGAGGGCTACTGA
- a CDS encoding non-heme iron oxygenase ferredoxin subunit has protein sequence MTDTENLIELCAKSDVPEGGIIKVETDRLELAVYRVEDEFFVTDNMCTHGPGELSEGYLEGHVIECDFHGGQFDIRDGQVVAPPCLVPLLIYKVVPHETAVMIEPPE, from the coding sequence ATGACAGATACTGAAAACCTGATCGAACTTTGCGCCAAATCTGACGTTCCCGAAGGTGGAATCATCAAGGTTGAAACCGACCGCCTCGAACTTGCGGTCTACCGCGTCGAGGATGAGTTTTTTGTCACCGACAACATGTGTACCCATGGCCCCGGTGAACTGTCCGAAGGGTATCTAGAGGGGCATGTGATCGAATGCGACTTTCATGGTGGCCAGTTTGATATCCGGGATGGTCAGGTCGTGGCGCCGCCCTGCCTGGTGCCACTGCTCATTTACAAAGTGGTGCCACATGAAACGGCGGTGATGATTGAGCCGCCTGAATAG
- a CDS encoding tripartite tricarboxylate transporter permease, which produces MGLDILLDATFTVFTSGSIIYIFLGVLLGLCFGVIPGLGGTTALALLIPVTFTMESLDAMYLAGGVMGATSFGGSITAILLNTPGTAPNAATTFDGYPLAQQGKAGLAIGASAAASAMGGLIGLFTLLLVIPVARELVLAFGPAEFFLLTIFGLVAIAVSARGKLLRGLIAGGFGLMLAFVGSDTVSGEIRFALDSDYLWDGVPLVPTLTGMFALSQMIELGLKGGSVAAKGEDAGRKITGVWEGVLSVFKNWTVLLRGSAIGTIIGAIPGLGGTVASFIAYTSTVQSSKNPESFGKGNILGVIAPEAANNAKDGGSLVPTVAFGIPGSAETALFLGILVLHGIEPGPTILLQNQAEVYGLILALTLSAVGASVIGLLLSRWLVLITYVNVHFLVPVVVAVSLTGVYVLDGKLGDVILAMVMGVVGYLMIRFDYPRLTLVIALVLGETAERSFHQTQLISDYDMLGFMAGRPQSLVLIVLILLTLLLPGLRKTRLFGGKMRRERV; this is translated from the coding sequence ATGGGCTTGGATATCCTGCTCGACGCGACCTTTACCGTCTTCACGAGTGGTTCGATCATTTATATTTTTCTCGGCGTACTGCTGGGCTTGTGCTTTGGGGTGATACCGGGGTTGGGCGGCACCACTGCGCTGGCGCTGCTGATCCCGGTGACGTTCACAATGGAAAGCCTCGATGCGATGTACCTGGCTGGCGGGGTGATGGGGGCGACGTCGTTTGGTGGGTCGATCACCGCCATCCTGCTGAACACGCCGGGCACCGCCCCAAACGCCGCGACCACCTTTGACGGCTACCCGCTGGCGCAGCAGGGCAAGGCCGGGCTGGCGATCGGTGCCTCAGCCGCAGCCTCTGCGATGGGCGGTCTTATCGGGCTGTTCACCCTGCTGCTTGTCATTCCGGTGGCACGCGAGCTGGTGCTGGCCTTTGGTCCTGCCGAGTTCTTTTTGCTCACCATCTTTGGCCTTGTGGCCATTGCCGTTTCGGCCCGAGGCAAGCTGCTGCGCGGCCTCATCGCCGGCGGTTTCGGGCTGATGCTGGCCTTTGTCGGGTCTGATACCGTGTCGGGCGAAATCCGCTTTGCTCTGGACAGCGACTACCTATGGGACGGCGTGCCTTTGGTGCCGACGCTCACCGGGATGTTCGCCCTGAGCCAGATGATCGAACTGGGGCTAAAAGGTGGATCGGTTGCCGCCAAGGGTGAAGACGCCGGCCGCAAGATCACCGGTGTCTGGGAGGGTGTGCTTTCCGTCTTCAAAAACTGGACGGTGCTGCTGCGTGGATCAGCCATCGGCACCATCATCGGTGCGATCCCCGGACTGGGCGGCACGGTGGCCAGCTTCATCGCCTATACGTCGACCGTGCAATCGTCCAAGAACCCGGAAAGCTTTGGCAAGGGCAACATCCTTGGCGTCATCGCGCCAGAGGCCGCGAACAACGCCAAGGATGGCGGATCACTGGTGCCGACGGTGGCCTTTGGCATTCCCGGCAGTGCTGAAACTGCGCTTTTCCTCGGCATCCTTGTGCTGCATGGGATTGAGCCGGGGCCAACGATCCTGCTTCAGAATCAGGCCGAGGTTTACGGTCTTATCCTCGCGCTGACCCTTTCGGCGGTTGGAGCTTCGGTGATTGGGCTGCTGCTGTCGCGCTGGCTGGTGCTTATCACCTACGTCAACGTCCATTTTCTGGTGCCAGTGGTGGTCGCGGTGTCACTGACCGGGGTTTACGTGCTGGATGGCAAGCTGGGCGATGTGATCCTTGCGATGGTTATGGGGGTGGTGGGCTATCTGATGATCCGCTTTGACTATCCGCGCCTGACTCTGGTGATTGCTCTGGTGCTGGGCGAAACCGCCGAGCGATCGTTCCACCAGACTCAGCTGATCTCGGATTATGACATGTTGGGCTTTATGGCCGGACGGCCGCAATCGCTTGTCCTGATTGTGTTGATCCTTCTGACCTTGTTGCTGCCGGGGCTGCGCAAGACGCGCCTGTTTGGTGGCAAGATGCGGCGCGAGCGTGTCTGA
- a CDS encoding tripartite tricarboxylate transporter substrate binding protein: MPNQLIRGAVMALAALGASAGAAFAEWPEEPIIFVVPYSPGGGFDAYVRAVAPELEQILGTEVVVENIPGAGGQKGASTVYRADPDGYTIGIFNVPGLTVPQLLGKSSGYDLTDVTWIANLATSKYALAVKAGSSFQSLEDICGQGKPFKHSDTGPASTSSVTARIAMSLIDCPIINVTGYKGSTDTIVGLMRGEVDATIKPVAQLQKYAESGDVRILMTFENERSIEDVPTSTELGYPDFANFDLRRIVGGPPGIPDDIRDALSDALIAAADSASVAEWSESSNNPMDPVGAVAATKIMSDLMTFYAQYKDVLSE, translated from the coding sequence ATGCCAAATCAATTGATCCGGGGCGCCGTTATGGCGCTCGCCGCGCTTGGCGCCAGCGCCGGGGCGGCATTCGCCGAATGGCCCGAAGAACCGATTATATTTGTGGTGCCCTACAGCCCCGGCGGCGGCTTTGATGCCTATGTCCGCGCTGTCGCGCCCGAGCTGGAACAGATCCTCGGGACCGAAGTAGTGGTCGAAAATATTCCCGGCGCAGGCGGACAAAAGGGGGCATCGACGGTCTATCGTGCTGACCCGGACGGCTATACCATCGGCATCTTTAACGTGCCGGGCCTGACGGTGCCGCAGCTTTTGGGAAAATCGTCGGGCTATGATCTGACGGATGTGACTTGGATCGCCAACCTTGCCACATCGAAATACGCGCTTGCTGTCAAGGCCGGCAGCAGCTTTCAAAGCCTTGAGGACATCTGCGGACAGGGCAAACCGTTCAAGCATTCGGATACCGGCCCGGCCTCGACCTCATCGGTGACGGCGCGGATCGCCATGTCGCTGATTGATTGTCCTATCATCAACGTAACCGGCTACAAAGGGTCGACAGATACGATCGTTGGCCTGATGCGCGGCGAAGTTGATGCAACCATCAAACCGGTGGCGCAGCTGCAGAAATATGCCGAGAGCGGCGATGTACGCATCCTCATGACTTTTGAGAATGAACGCTCGATCGAAGATGTGCCAACCTCGACCGAACTTGGGTACCCGGACTTCGCCAATTTCGACTTGCGCCGGATCGTTGGTGGCCCTCCGGGCATCCCCGATGACATCCGCGACGCGCTGTCAGATGCGCTGATCGCGGCGGCCGACTCGGCTTCGGTGGCGGAATGGTCCGAAAGCTCCAACAACCCGATGGACCCGGTGGGCGCAGTTGCGGCCACAAAGATCATGTCGGATCTGATGACCTTTTATGCGCAGTACAAAGACGTGCTGTCCGAGTAG
- a CDS encoding tripartite tricarboxylate transporter TctB family protein, whose amino-acid sequence MTSQNIPRKIRAIWPPLLLGAAALGYTIWAQDYGKVARLMPTVVGAVTILLCLLDMVSRLDNRVGRALQIGLGADFNNREMTHDPTVRSELMQIGWMIGCIVAFLLIGILPTIPLFITGYMILRGKQPWLASLISGLVVLGFVVVVFEILLDYRLYRGVLLGAEGLGLW is encoded by the coding sequence ATGACCTCACAAAATATACCCCGCAAAATTCGCGCGATCTGGCCGCCGCTGCTGCTTGGTGCTGCCGCGCTTGGCTATACGATCTGGGCGCAGGACTATGGCAAGGTGGCGCGGCTTATGCCCACAGTTGTCGGCGCGGTGACAATTTTGCTTTGCCTGCTGGATATGGTGTCGCGGCTTGACAATCGGGTCGGTCGCGCGCTGCAAATCGGACTGGGTGCCGATTTTAACAATCGTGAAATGACTCACGACCCAACTGTGCGCAGTGAGCTGATGCAAATTGGCTGGATGATCGGCTGTATTGTCGCCTTCCTGCTGATCGGCATCCTGCCGACAATCCCTCTGTTCATCACTGGCTACATGATCCTGCGGGGCAAACAGCCCTGGCTGGCCTCGCTGATCTCGGGGTTGGTGGTGTTGGGATTCGTGGTGGTCGTGTTTGAAATCCTGCTCGATTACCGGCTTTACCGCGGCGTCCTTTTGGGTGCCGAGGGTCTGGGCCTTTGGTGA
- a CDS encoding ethanolamine ammonia-lyase reactivating factor EutA: protein MNAMSEIAETGQDGGRIFFSEAGRSLIEEDEIALISVGVDIGSSTSHLLFSSITLERMDTRYIVAAREVLFESEILLTPYAAENTIDAGALGRFIAAQYVASGLTPEKIDTGALILTGTAARRANARAIGELFAGEAGKFVAVSAGDALETLMAAQGSGAAALSMQGPVVNVDIGGGTTKLAVCEDGEVGAVTALDVGARLLAFDSAGRIVRLEPHGARHLADAGIAKGLGEVLSAQERTVLAAGMATRICEALCGQDPMGYLRLAPIVPPDTARLVFSGGVSEYIASPGQLSDDLGPELALAVIEQLRSATIVAARQRIRATVVGASQYTVQVSGATIFLDPGDALPLRNLPVIAPKLSLGDEIDADAVAVEVGIAIERMGLAHGESPCAIAIPWQGSATYDRLAALAKGLVAGLRPLIDTGHPLVVVCDGDIGGLLGMQARSEENVPGPIVSIDGIQLSEFDFVDIGAVIRATGAAPVVVKSLLFPTG, encoded by the coding sequence ATGAACGCGATGAGCGAGATTGCGGAAACCGGACAGGACGGCGGGCGGATCTTTTTCTCTGAGGCGGGCCGCAGCCTGATCGAAGAGGATGAGATAGCGCTGATCTCGGTCGGGGTCGATATCGGGTCGTCGACCTCGCACCTGCTGTTCTCGTCGATCACCTTAGAGCGGATGGACACGCGCTATATTGTGGCGGCGCGCGAAGTCTTGTTCGAGAGCGAGATCCTGCTGACCCCCTATGCGGCCGAAAACACCATCGACGCGGGTGCTTTGGGTCGCTTTATTGCGGCCCAATACGTGGCATCAGGACTGACCCCCGAAAAGATCGATACCGGTGCGTTGATCCTGACCGGCACGGCCGCGCGCCGCGCCAATGCGCGTGCAATCGGCGAATTGTTTGCCGGTGAGGCGGGCAAATTTGTGGCCGTAAGCGCCGGGGATGCGCTGGAAACACTGATGGCGGCGCAAGGGTCGGGCGCGGCGGCACTGTCGATGCAAGGCCCGGTGGTCAACGTTGATATCGGCGGCGGCACAACCAAACTTGCCGTTTGTGAAGACGGTGAGGTTGGTGCTGTGACAGCGCTGGATGTAGGGGCGCGGCTGCTGGCGTTTGACAGCGCCGGGCGCATTGTGCGGCTCGAACCGCATGGCGCGCGGCATCTCGCGGATGCAGGCATCGCCAAGGGGCTGGGTGAAGTGTTGAGCGCGCAGGAACGCACTGTCCTGGCCGCCGGCATGGCGACGCGAATTTGCGAGGCGCTTTGCGGGCAGGACCCCATGGGCTACCTCCGCCTTGCACCGATTGTGCCGCCTGATACGGCGCGGCTGGTCTTTTCCGGCGGCGTCTCGGAATACATCGCCAGCCCCGGCCAGCTGTCCGACGATCTCGGTCCTGAGCTTGCCCTCGCGGTGATCGAACAACTTAGATCCGCCACCATCGTTGCGGCACGTCAGCGCATCCGCGCAACTGTTGTCGGGGCTTCGCAATACACCGTGCAGGTTTCTGGGGCGACGATCTTTCTTGACCCGGGCGACGCTTTGCCGCTGCGCAATTTACCGGTGATTGCGCCGAAGCTTTCGCTGGGCGACGAGATCGACGCTGACGCGGTTGCCGTCGAGGTCGGTATCGCGATCGAACGCATGGGTTTGGCTCACGGTGAGAGCCCCTGCGCGATTGCGATACCGTGGCAAGGATCTGCCACTTACGACCGCCTTGCCGCCCTGGCCAAGGGGCTGGTGGCAGGATTGCGACCGCTTATCGATACGGGTCATCCGCTGGTGGTGGTCTGCGACGGTGATATCGGCGGCCTTCTTGGTATGCAGGCGCGCAGCGAAGAGAACGTGCCCGGCCCAATCGTTTCGATCGACGGTATACAGTTGTCAGAGTTCGATTTTGTTGACATCGGCGCCGTAATCCGCGCAACCGGGGCCGCGCCCGTGGTTGTGAAATCCTTGCTGTTTCCCACCGGATGA
- a CDS encoding cupin domain-containing protein codes for MPHDMDGSVHWHEPTQGERAGFGRFGQPQSDYDRFMEADGIPIFREVGISKVQNLPLVKWDRMGGRGSYIQLHGTEGKWGNYVVEVPSAGALKVEKHLYEEIYFVVEGRGSTEVWLTEGGPKHVFEWQTGSMFSIPVNAYHRIVNATNSPALLLGGTTAPNLMNLIGDTDAIFDCPYEFTSRFTGSKDFYKPNEELEPDPIRGLAMRRTNLVPDVINCELPLDNRRSPGYRRVEPFMTGNKFYLWIGQHETGKYSKAHAHTSAAVLVCVKGKGYTYTWPEDCGVNPWKDGHADKVKRVDYEPVGLVSAAPGGARWYHQHFNTSPEPFRLSAWFGPNHPSLVTGLPPGEKQIDYTAMDVTEGGTSIPYWMEDPHIRAEFEQHLKDTGGTVRMDPALYEKPE; via the coding sequence ATGCCCCATGACATGGATGGCTCGGTGCATTGGCACGAGCCAACGCAGGGTGAGCGGGCCGGCTTTGGCAGGTTCGGTCAGCCGCAGTCGGATTATGACCGCTTTATGGAGGCTGACGGCATCCCGATCTTTCGCGAGGTTGGCATTTCAAAGGTGCAGAACCTGCCTTTGGTGAAATGGGACCGGATGGGCGGTCGCGGCAGTTATATCCAGCTTCACGGCACTGAGGGAAAGTGGGGCAACTACGTGGTTGAGGTGCCGTCGGCGGGTGCGCTGAAGGTCGAAAAACATCTGTATGAAGAGATCTATTTTGTGGTTGAGGGGCGCGGCTCGACCGAGGTGTGGCTGACCGAGGGTGGACCAAAACACGTGTTCGAATGGCAGACCGGTTCGATGTTCTCAATCCCGGTGAATGCCTATCATCGCATCGTCAATGCCACGAATTCCCCAGCATTGCTGCTGGGCGGAACCACGGCGCCGAATCTGATGAACCTGATCGGCGACACCGACGCCATCTTTGACTGCCCCTATGAATTTACCAGCCGTTTCACTGGTTCAAAAGATTTCTACAAACCCAATGAAGAGCTGGAGCCCGATCCGATCCGTGGTCTGGCCATGCGTCGTACCAACCTCGTGCCCGATGTCATAAATTGCGAACTGCCGCTCGATAACCGCCGCTCGCCGGGGTATCGGCGGGTCGAACCCTTCATGACCGGCAACAAGTTCTACCTGTGGATCGGCCAGCACGAGACTGGCAAGTATTCCAAGGCTCATGCCCACACCTCGGCCGCCGTTCTGGTCTGTGTCAAGGGCAAGGGGTATACCTACACGTGGCCCGAAGATTGCGGTGTGAACCCGTGGAAAGATGGCCACGCCGACAAGGTGAAGCGGGTTGACTATGAACCAGTTGGCCTTGTCAGTGCGGCGCCGGGTGGCGCGCGCTGGTATCACCAGCACTTCAACACTTCGCCAGAGCCCTTCCGCCTCTCGGCCTGGTTCGGCCCGAACCATCCCAGCCTGGTGACGGGCCTGCCGCCCGGCGAAAAGCAGATCGACTACACCGCGATGGACGTCACCGAAGGCGGCACTTCGATCCCTTACTGGATGGAAGACCCGCACATCCGCGCCGAGTTCGAGCAGCACCTCAAGGATACCGGCGGAACTGTGCGGATGGATCCGGCGCTCTATGAGAAGCCTGAATGA